The Campylobacter armoricus sequence ATGAGCAAAAATTAAAAACACTCAATGATGTATTGCAATTTCAATTACTAAAAACATTAAATCCAAAAAATATCGATCAATTTGCAACTGATACTAGAGCAGATTTTATCATCAAGCAAGATGATTATGTTTTTTCTTCATTGAAAGATTATTCTTATTTTTTAAATCATTTTGAGTCTAATTTTACTCATGATTATTTCAAACAAAAAGAAATTTATTTTAAAGCATATACTTATAAAAATTACCAATACATTATCATTGTTTATCCCAAAATAAGCTCTTGGATACAAAATTTTTGGATTAAAAATATTATTATTTTTTCTTTCTTTTTGTTTATATTGATTTTGTTTTATTTTGTTGTTTTTAAGCTTTTTAAAATTTATTTTCAAGAATTATTATTATTTGTTAAAAACATTAAATCAAATGTTGATTTCACTCCTCGGTATAATTTTTTTGATGAATTAAGAAATTTAAATTTACGCTTATTAAAAATTAAAAAATTAATCATTAAACAAGAATTAAAAAACAAAAAACAAGCCAAAAAAATTCAAACTAAAAACACTCAACTTAGTAATGTAATCAGTGCTATATCGCACGAGCTTAAAAATCCTATAAGTGTTATAGATTTAAGTTTGCAATCTTTAAAAGAAACTAATGATAAAAATATGAAATTATTTTTACTTGAAAAAATTCATAAACAAAGTGCAAAAATCAACCAATTAACACATAAACTTAATTTTGTTTTTAATCTTAATTTAAATTCTTTAAATATAGAAAGATTTGATTTATATGCTTTAAGTAAAAATTTATTAGAAAGCTTTAGAGAAGATAGATTAAAAATTCGAGGAAAAACTACTTTTATTAAAGCAGATAAATTTCTTATCGAACAAGTTATCATTAATCTAATAGATAATGCCTTAAAATACAGCAAAAAAGATATATTAATCATTATAGAAAATCAAAATTTTACCATTATAGATCAAGGTGTAGGGATAGAAGAAAAACACCTTAAATTCATAACAAAAAAATTTTACAAAGCAAATTCAATGCAAAATAATTCTTTTGGACTAGGATTGTTTTTAGTAAAAAAAATACTTTCACTACATAAAAGCTCCTTAAAGGTTCAATCTAGCTTGCAAAAAGGAAGTATTTTTTCTTTTTGTATTAATTTATAATTTTTATTAATATACTTATTAATGTATTTAGTTATAATTAACATTAAGAAAAATAATTCCAAGGAGAAAAAATGCTTTCTAAAGAAGTAGTGGCTTTATTAAACGAGCAAATTAACAAAGAAATGTATGCAGCAAATTTGTATTTAAGTATGAGTTCATGGTGCTATGAGCATAGTTTTGATGGTGCGGGGGCGTTTTTGTTTGAACATGCAAGAGAAGAAAGTGATCATGCAAGAAAACTTATTACTTATTTAAATGAAACTGATTCTAAAGTTGAATTAAAAGAAGTTAAAAAACCTGATAGCGAATTTAAATCATTACTTGATGTGTTTGAAAAAACTTTCGAACACGAGCAAAGTATTACTGCTTCTATTAATAATCTTGTAGATTTTATGCTTTCAAGTAAAGATTACTCTACTTTTAATTTTTTACAATGGTATGTAAGTGAGCAACATGAAGAAGAAGCACTTTTTAGAGGTATAGTAGATAAAATCAAACTCATAAGTGACAATGGCAATGGTCTATATATGGTAGATCAATACATCAAAAGTTTAACCAATAAATAATTCTTTCTTAGCTTCCACTATCTTAAAATTTGGAAGCTAAATATCTTTTAATTTAAAAGAATTCTTGTAAAATAAAAGTAAATTTGCTAAAATACTTTTTATTTAAAAGGATTTTTTATGCAAATGAATGAAATTACTGACAAACTTAAATTCATACTCCAAAAAGAAGGTATAAAAAACGCCAAAGATTCTGATGTAGCTAAAATGCTAAATATCAATCCTGATACCTTTTATAGTATGAAATTTAGAAATTCTATACCTTATAAACAAATACTACATTTTTTAAATGAAAGAAATATCAACATTAATGCATTTTTTTACGAAGATTCGCTAGGAAACAATACTCCATCAATTAACCTAAACTATAATATCTTAAAATACTACGATGTTAATGCTTCTATGGGCGGTGGAGCTTTAAATGATAATGTAAGTTTTTCAGAAGTGATTATCGATAAAAAATTAAGTAATTTTTTTGGCTCTAAAGATTGCGATATTATCCCTTGTATAGGCGATAGTATGGAGCCTGAAATCAAAGATGATTCTTTGTGCTTAGTAGATAAAAGTAAAACTTTTAAAGAAGGTGGTGTTTTTGCAGTAAATACTAGAGATGGTTTGTTTATCAAGCAAATTTTTAAAAGTAATAAAGGTGGGGTTTATCTACACTCTTTTAACTTAAGCTACGCAGATGTTCATTATCAAAATGGAGATTTTTTAATCGTAGGTAAGGTAGTTGGGACTATAAGTAGAATTTAAAAATATTTTTAACTAATTAATAAAAATTATTAACAATATTAACTAATTATAAACAAGAATTTATTTTATAAGTTTCTTTTTATATAAAAAAAGCCATAATTATACTTTAAATTAACAGATAGTAAATAAGAGTATTTTTATCTGTTAATAATTCACATGAAAGGGAAGTTATGAAACACAAATTAGCTAAAGTTGCTACATATGCGTGTTTGGCTTTAGGGGTTGGCTTAGCTACTCAATCACTTGCATCTTCAGAGCCTAGAACTCTTGATGGTTATGTTAGTCAAGAAGATGCATTTTTTGATTATCTATATAAAAACCATCCTATTTTCAAATATGAAAAAGAAGGACGCTTAGTAGGTAAATTTACCCATAGTGATAGAATGGAAAACTGGGTTGAAAATCAAAATGGACCTAAGTTTGCCAAAGAACATGGCTTAAAACAAGCATCAATTACCTATCGTCTACCTTATGAATCTTTTTTGGACTTTCCAAATAAATTTGTAGGACCAAAAAAATGTGGTGAATGTCACCCAGCTCAGTATGCTTCTTGGGAGCGATCACGCCATGCAAAAACAGTTCGTTTTCCTCATGAAATGGAAGAAGTTGGAGGAGCTGATGGTTTAAAAAAACCTATGTATAATTCTCAAGCTACTATTTTACCTGATGGAATTTATCCAAATGATGTTTATGCTCTCATTGGAACACCAAGAACAAAATATGGTTTTATAGATAGATGGCTTGTTCGTGGAACTTATCATGTAGAAGATGGAAATTTAAGTGATTTAAGTGGTAAATTAACTGCTGGTGGTAATCAATTTTCAAGACTTTGGAGTGAATTTTTAACTCCTGAAATGGCTCAAAAGATAGCAGCTTTTGCGCCTGGTTTTCCTACTAAAATGGAAGATTTTGGAGGAAATGGTTCGCAAGTTTGGGGAACAAATTCTTATGCTGCAACCTATAAAGAAAAAGCTGTTTTCCAACCTGCTACTGCATATTGTGAAACTTGTCATACCTTTAAATTTGATTTTAAAAGCAAAGATGAATTTTACAAAGCATTAGGTAATCCAAAAGAACTTCAAAAACACACTATTTCAAAAGGTATAACCTGTGAAGAATGCCACGGAGCAGGAGCTCATCTTTATGGTGCAAGAGGTGCTGGTATGCCATCAAATTGTGAAAGATGTCACCAAAGATTTTCTTATAATGAAACTGATGCAAAAATCAATCCTAGAAAACCTTTCAATGCTTATTTTAAATCAAGTTGTCCAGCATGTGGGACCGAAGGAGCTCAAATGTACTCTTCAGCTCACTATGACAAAGGTATGAGATGTAATACTTGCCATGATCCACATGAAGTAACTTTCAACGATTGGAAGAGTGGCTATACTAAAACAAAACTTAAAAAAACTTGTAAAGAATGTCACGAAACTCAAGCAAGCTTCTTTAAAAAAGGTGGAATTCACGCTAAAGATAATTGTACAGCTTGCCACATGCCAAATATGATGAGTTGTGAAAACTTTGGTGCGGTTCAAAATCCAGATAAAGGTGGTTTTGATAATGTTAGAGCTTCTCATATTTGGAATATTAAAGTAGATAAAACTGCTAAAACTCTTAACCCACCAGAAGGTAAAGAAAGATCACCTAAAGTTGGAGGATGGACTATTGCTAGAGATGATGAAGGTAGATTCTTCCTTGATTTAATGTGGAGTTGTGGTAGAACAAGCTTTAGTGATATCAATTTAATGGGACCAGGAGCAAGCGGATGCCATAGTGCGGTTCAATCAACCTTACCTGAAAAATTACATTTTACAAATCAAGAAATGATTTATGATAAAGTAATGCAGTGGCAAAATCCTGTTAAAGAGGGTTATGAAAAAATTAGAAAAGGCATAGCTAATATTGATAAAACATTTGCTGAAAAAACAAAACTTTCAGTAGAGCAAAAATCAAGAGTTTTAAACCTTACTAATCAAGCTCAAGCCATAGCAGATAGATTAGAAAAAGATGGATCTTGGGGTGTTCATGGACCTGCTTATTCTAAGAAAATTATAGAAGAAGCTTTAATTTATATCCAAGAAGCACAAAATATCCTAGGTAAATAAAAATTAGGAAGAATTTTATTCTTCCTTTGTAAAATGAGGAGTTGGTCTTGAAAAATTTAATTACTCGACTTTTTATTGTTCTTTTTACTCTTTTTACACCATCAGGATTTTTATTTGCTGAAGCTAATGGAGAAATTGGGTCAATAGAAGGTGTTAAAACAATTAGTTTAGCTCAAGCTCAAGAAATGCTAGATCAAAATAATACCTATTTTTTTGATGTAAATTCAGAGCAAGATAGACAAGCTAATGGATACATACCTAATTCTATATCAACTTATGTGGAAAATTGGGAAAGTTTACTACCTAATGATAAAAATGCGAATTTAGTATTTTATGGTTTAAATCGTTTTAGATTTGAAGCTTCTCAAGCAGCAGCTGTAGCTATAGAACTAGGATATAAAAATTCAGTTGTTATGCTTGATGGTATAGAATCATGGGCAACATCTGGAAGAAAAGTAGAAAAAATAGACACTGTAAAATGGGAAAAAGCTAAAGATGTGATAGAATTTAAAGATACTATCCATTCAAGATTTAAATTCAGCAACACCCCATCTTGCCGTGATTGCCATGCCCAAAAAGGCAAAGGTATTAGAGCAGATATTGCTGCTAGTAAAAATTTAATCAATCAAAAATGTGCTACATGTCATGAAAAAGCAAGCAATGCTTTAGCAAAAAGTGCTCATGGAGTTGAAAATTTTTTACCTGCTCAAAGTGGGGATAAAAAGAAAGAAAAACCTTCATGTGCGACTTGTCACTCTGTGCATGTAACGCCAAAACATTCAGGAATTTTTTCACAAAAACAATTAGTAGATCAAAAATGTGCACAATGCCATAAACAAAAAACTCAAACTTTCCATATGACTTTCCATGGAAAAGGTATAGTTTTAAGTACTCCTGGTGATACTCCAAGTGTTGCCACATGTTCTGATTGTCATGGTAAGCATAATATTTTAAAATCTAGTGAAAGAAATTCAACATTATCACCAATTAATCGTGTTGAAACTTGTAAATCGTGTCATCCAAACTCTAATGAAAATTTCGCAAATTGGATAGCACACGCTGATCATAGTGATGGAGAAAACTATCCAGGATTACATGGGGCATATATTTTTATGACAGCTTTAGTGATTTCTGTGTTTGTATTCTTTGGAGCTCATACCATACTTTGGTGTTTGCGTTTAATTGCTATGCGTATAAAATATCCTAAAGAATGGAAAGAAGCAAGAAAAGCAGCACATGAAGATAAAGTAAGAGTGAGAAGATTTAGTACTTTCCATAGAATTCAGCATTTCTTTATGGCAGCAAGCTTTTTAGGTCTTGCATTCTCAGGCTTACCACAAAAATTTTATGATTCAGCATGGGCTAAACCTATGATTGACTTAATGGGTGGTGATATTATTAATGCAGCAACCATACATCATATTTCAGCTATAGTAATGTTTGCAGTATTTTTCTCACACATTGGTGAAATTATCATTGTAAATTGGAGTCGTCGCGATGTGGCAAGAGATCCTATTACTGGTAAATTAAGCTTTATGAAAGTATTAAAAGCAACCTTTGGTCCTGATTCTTTAATGCCTAATTTGCAAGATTTAAAAGATATGAAAGATCATTTTAAATGGTTCTTTGGTTTAGGTCCAAGACCTCAATTTGATCGCTGGACTTATTGGGAAAAATTTGATTATTTAGCAGTATTTTGGGGTATGTTTATCATCGGTATTTCAGGGCTTGTATTGTGGTTCCCTGCATTCTTTGGTAAATTCTTACCAGGAGAAGCTATTAATCTAGCAACCCTACTTCACTCTGATGAAGCTTTACTTGCAACAGGATTTATTTTTGCAATTCATTTCTTCAACACACACTTTAGAGCAGATCGCTTCCCTATGGATATGGTGATTTTCTCAGGAAGTATTAGCGAAGAAGAAATTAAACAAGAAAGAAGCGTATGGTATAAACGCTTAAAAGAAAGTGGAAAATTAAGCTCTTTATATGAAAACAAAAGCAACTTTAAAGCATACCAATGGTTGGCAAAATTTGCTGGTTTTGCAATGCTAATTACTGGGTTAGTATTCTTATTTTTGATGCTTTATACTTTCTTTAACACTATCTTATAACCTTATTCGCTATAATAGCGAATAAGGACTTTTTCTCCTAAACATTTTTAAGGATTTTACAATGTTTAAAAAAACAATTTCACTTAGTATTTTAAGTGTAATTTTCATTGCTTGCTCGAGTAATGATAAAATTGATTCGAATTTAATTTCAAATGGAACTCAATACACAAAAGAAAATCAAAAAAAAGCTAATGATTTAGATAAAAAATCGTATCAAGAAATCGCTCATTTATTTAAAGATAATACAAATATTAAAAGTGATAATAAAAATATTTTAATTATATTTAGTGCTAATCATTGCACATATTGTGATAAGTTAAAAGAAGAAATAATACAAAATGAAAAATTGCAAAAACAAATAAAAAATGACTATAGTTCATATTATATAAACATAAGTTACAAAAAAATTCATACATTTTATAAAAATCATAAAAGTGATTTAAACACTAACGAATTATCAAGTATTTACAATATAATTGCCACTCCTACTATTATAATACTTAATACAAAAAGTCAAACTTTATTTAATTATCCTGGATTTATTAGCTCTAAAAGACTTAGTGCTACAATGGATTTTTTAAATAAAAAAGAAAATCAAAACCTAGATGAAGAAACGATAGCAAAAAAGCTTTTACATTTTTATAAAGAAAATAAAATTTAATATAAAGGATAATAATGCGTTATTTTTTTTCTTTTGCAATGAGTTTTTTATTAATGAGTGTATATGCACTTTCTTGTGCGGTTGCAACTTTTATAGAAAATGATTATGGTATTAGTGCTGCCAAAGCTTTAATTTATAATCATATTTGGTTTAATATACTGCATTTATTATTAGGACTTAATCTAATCGGAGTTATATTTTATAATAAACTTATTCAAAGAAAAAAATATCCAAGCTTGCTTTTGCATATATCTTTCATTATTATTTTAATTGGAGCAGGATTAACTCGATATTTTGGCTTAGAAGGTGGAATGCATATTAGAGAAGGAGAAAGTTCTAATATCATAGTTACTAGAGAAGAATTTATAAAAATTATAGATTTTGATACAAATTTAAGTTTAGATTTTCCTATTAATTTTACCTCTCTTACTCAAAATCATTTTGAAAAAACTTTTACTTTAGCAAATGAGAAAATATCTATCAAATCTATAAATTATACTCCACAAAAAGACTCTATTACACCAGCAAGTTTAGAATTAAATATCCATTATCAAAACGACAATAAACTTCTAACACTAAATCCAAATTTCAACGGAAAAGAAATGCTTAGTTTTGATTTTAAAGGAAAAAAATTTAATATAAACTGGGGACCAAAAGAAATAAAACTTCCTTTTTCATTATATTTGGAAGATTTTTCATTAGAGCGTTATTTAGGTTCTATGAGTCCATCATCATACACTTCTAAAGTTAAAATTATAGATCAAAATGATAATGTAATTTCTTACTATGACATTTTTATGAATAATGTTCTTGATTATGGAGGATATAGATTTTTTCAAAGCTCATACGATCAAGATGAACAAGGCACAATACTTTCTGTAAATAAAGATCCTGGTAAAATTCCTACTTATCTAGGATATGGATTGCTTGTTTTAGGATTTTTATGGATTTTATTTGATAAAAATTCAAGATTTCATAAACTAAATGCATATTTAAAGAAAAAACAAAATTTTGTATTTGCATTTTTATTCATTATATGTTTTCAAATTCCACTTTATGCACAAAATGAAAAAGAAGATATTTTAAAACTCATAAATAATTTACAAAAAAATACTTACGAGCATTCTTTAAATTTTGGAAAACTTTTAATTCAAGATTATAATGGTAGAATTAAACCCCTAGATACCCTTGCTATGGAATTTATTTATAAAATTACAGGGAAAGATAATTTTTTAAAACTACATTATAATCAAATTTTTTTAGCTATGATGATTTATCCTCAAGAATTTAGACAAATCAAGATGATAGCTACAAAAACCGCACAACTTAGAGAATTAATAGGAGTTGATAAAGATGAAAAATATATAGCCTTTAATGATGTATTTGACAATGGAACTTATAAATTAACTAATTATGTAGAAGAAGCTAATAGAAAAAAACCCGCTCTACGAACAAATTTTGATAAAGATATATTAGCATTAGATGAAAAAATCAATCATGCTTACTATATTTATAGCGGACAGGCTTTAACTATCATTCCTGATATTAACGAACAAACTTTAAAATGGTTCTCACCTGTTCAAATTTTACCATTTGCAAAAGAAGATGTTGAACGCTTGCAAATGCTTTTAGTTAATTATTTTTTACAAACACGCAAAAGTGTCGAAAATAATGAATGGCAAACCCCAAATGAAATTTTACAATCATTAAAAGATTATCAATTACACTATGGAAGCAAAGTATTACCACAGAAAGAAAGAATTGATTTTGAGATTTTACTAAACCATTATAATATTTTTGACAATCTCACTTTTGCTTATATCAGCTTTGCTTTAGTTTTATTTATCTTAAGTTTTTATACTATGCTAAAAAATATACCTTTCTCTCGCTTTATTTATAAAATTTTATATATCATTTTATCCATATGTGTTTTTATACATACTATAGCACTAATAGCTAGATGGTATGTAGGAGATCATGCACCTTGGAGTAATGCTTATGAAAGTATGATATATATTGCTTTTGCATGTGCAATAAGCGCTATAATTTTTTTCAAAAACTCTCCATTAGCACTCAGTTGTGCTAGTTTTTTAGCAGGTATTACTCTTTTTGTTGCACATCTTGGTTTTATGGACCCTCAAATAGGAAATTTAATTCCTGTGTTAAAATCTTATTGGCTTAACATACATGTTTCAATTATCACCGCTAGTTATGGATTTTTAGCACTTTGCTTTATGATTGGAATTTTAAGCTTGATACTTTTTACTTTAAGAGGAA is a genomic window containing:
- a CDS encoding sensor histidine kinase; amino-acid sequence: MFYFFNESYINTTIKNTYEQKLKTLNDVLQFQLLKTLNPKNIDQFATDTRADFIIKQDDYVFSSLKDYSYFLNHFESNFTHDYFKQKEIYFKAYTYKNYQYIIIVYPKISSWIQNFWIKNIIIFSFFLFILILFYFVVFKLFKIYFQELLLFVKNIKSNVDFTPRYNFFDELRNLNLRLLKIKKLIIKQELKNKKQAKKIQTKNTQLSNVISAISHELKNPISVIDLSLQSLKETNDKNMKLFLLEKIHKQSAKINQLTHKLNFVFNLNLNSLNIERFDLYALSKNLLESFREDRLKIRGKTTFIKADKFLIEQVIINLIDNALKYSKKDILIIIENQNFTIIDQGVGIEEKHLKFITKKFYKANSMQNNSFGLGLFLVKKILSLHKSSLKVQSSLQKGSIFSFCINL
- the ftnA gene encoding non-heme ferritin, with product MLSKEVVALLNEQINKEMYAANLYLSMSSWCYEHSFDGAGAFLFEHAREESDHARKLITYLNETDSKVELKEVKKPDSEFKSLLDVFEKTFEHEQSITASINNLVDFMLSSKDYSTFNFLQWYVSEQHEEEALFRGIVDKIKLISDNGNGLYMVDQYIKSLTNK
- a CDS encoding S24 family peptidase, whose product is MQMNEITDKLKFILQKEGIKNAKDSDVAKMLNINPDTFYSMKFRNSIPYKQILHFLNERNININAFFYEDSLGNNTPSINLNYNILKYYDVNASMGGGALNDNVSFSEVIIDKKLSNFFGSKDCDIIPCIGDSMEPEIKDDSLCLVDKSKTFKEGGVFAVNTRDGLFIKQIFKSNKGGVYLHSFNLSYADVHYQNGDFLIVGKVVGTISRI
- a CDS encoding cytochrome c3 family protein, with translation MKHKLAKVATYACLALGVGLATQSLASSEPRTLDGYVSQEDAFFDYLYKNHPIFKYEKEGRLVGKFTHSDRMENWVENQNGPKFAKEHGLKQASITYRLPYESFLDFPNKFVGPKKCGECHPAQYASWERSRHAKTVRFPHEMEEVGGADGLKKPMYNSQATILPDGIYPNDVYALIGTPRTKYGFIDRWLVRGTYHVEDGNLSDLSGKLTAGGNQFSRLWSEFLTPEMAQKIAAFAPGFPTKMEDFGGNGSQVWGTNSYAATYKEKAVFQPATAYCETCHTFKFDFKSKDEFYKALGNPKELQKHTISKGITCEECHGAGAHLYGARGAGMPSNCERCHQRFSYNETDAKINPRKPFNAYFKSSCPACGTEGAQMYSSAHYDKGMRCNTCHDPHEVTFNDWKSGYTKTKLKKTCKECHETQASFFKKGGIHAKDNCTACHMPNMMSCENFGAVQNPDKGGFDNVRASHIWNIKVDKTAKTLNPPEGKERSPKVGGWTIARDDEGRFFLDLMWSCGRTSFSDINLMGPGASGCHSAVQSTLPEKLHFTNQEMIYDKVMQWQNPVKEGYEKIRKGIANIDKTFAEKTKLSVEQKSRVLNLTNQAQAIADRLEKDGSWGVHGPAYSKKIIEEALIYIQEAQNILGK
- a CDS encoding rhodanese-like domain-containing protein, with translation MKNLITRLFIVLFTLFTPSGFLFAEANGEIGSIEGVKTISLAQAQEMLDQNNTYFFDVNSEQDRQANGYIPNSISTYVENWESLLPNDKNANLVFYGLNRFRFEASQAAAVAIELGYKNSVVMLDGIESWATSGRKVEKIDTVKWEKAKDVIEFKDTIHSRFKFSNTPSCRDCHAQKGKGIRADIAASKNLINQKCATCHEKASNALAKSAHGVENFLPAQSGDKKKEKPSCATCHSVHVTPKHSGIFSQKQLVDQKCAQCHKQKTQTFHMTFHGKGIVLSTPGDTPSVATCSDCHGKHNILKSSERNSTLSPINRVETCKSCHPNSNENFANWIAHADHSDGENYPGLHGAYIFMTALVISVFVFFGAHTILWCLRLIAMRIKYPKEWKEARKAAHEDKVRVRRFSTFHRIQHFFMAASFLGLAFSGLPQKFYDSAWAKPMIDLMGGDIINAATIHHISAIVMFAVFFSHIGEIIIVNWSRRDVARDPITGKLSFMKVLKATFGPDSLMPNLQDLKDMKDHFKWFFGLGPRPQFDRWTYWEKFDYLAVFWGMFIIGISGLVLWFPAFFGKFLPGEAINLATLLHSDEALLATGFIFAIHFFNTHFRADRFPMDMVIFSGSISEEEIKQERSVWYKRLKESGKLSSLYENKSNFKAYQWLAKFAGFAMLITGLVFLFLMLYTFFNTIL
- a CDS encoding SoxW family protein; the encoded protein is MFKKTISLSILSVIFIACSSNDKIDSNLISNGTQYTKENQKKANDLDKKSYQEIAHLFKDNTNIKSDNKNILIIFSANHCTYCDKLKEEIIQNEKLQKQIKNDYSSYYINISYKKIHTFYKNHKSDLNTNELSSIYNIIATPTIIILNTKSQTLFNYPGFISSKRLSATMDFLNKKENQNLDEETIAKKLLHFYKENKI
- the ccsA gene encoding cytochrome c biogenesis protein CcsA, encoding MRYFFSFAMSFLLMSVYALSCAVATFIENDYGISAAKALIYNHIWFNILHLLLGLNLIGVIFYNKLIQRKKYPSLLLHISFIIILIGAGLTRYFGLEGGMHIREGESSNIIVTREEFIKIIDFDTNLSLDFPINFTSLTQNHFEKTFTLANEKISIKSINYTPQKDSITPASLELNIHYQNDNKLLTLNPNFNGKEMLSFDFKGKKFNINWGPKEIKLPFSLYLEDFSLERYLGSMSPSSYTSKVKIIDQNDNVISYYDIFMNNVLDYGGYRFFQSSYDQDEQGTILSVNKDPGKIPTYLGYGLLVLGFLWILFDKNSRFHKLNAYLKKKQNFVFAFLFIICFQIPLYAQNEKEDILKLINNLQKNTYEHSLNFGKLLIQDYNGRIKPLDTLAMEFIYKITGKDNFLKLHYNQIFLAMMIYPQEFRQIKMIATKTAQLRELIGVDKDEKYIAFNDVFDNGTYKLTNYVEEANRKKPALRTNFDKDILALDEKINHAYYIYSGQALTIIPDINEQTLKWFSPVQILPFAKEDVERLQMLLVNYFLQTRKSVENNEWQTPNEILQSLKDYQLHYGSKVLPQKERIDFEILLNHYNIFDNLTFAYISFALVLFILSFYTMLKNIPFSRFIYKILYIILSICVFIHTIALIARWYVGDHAPWSNAYESMIYIAFACAISAIIFFKNSPLALSCASFLAGITLFVAHLGFMDPQIGNLIPVLKSYWLNIHVSIITASYGFLALCFMIGILSLILFTLRGKSINIDQNIIKLHCINEMSMIIGLAMLTIGNFLGGVWANESWGRYWGWDPKETWALISIVIYAMVLHLRFIFKTHFIFIFACASILAFYSILMTYFGVNFYLSGLHSYANGDSFPIPTFVYVLVIINFILIVSASFKRDLQTPSF